A window from Pseudomonas alloputida encodes these proteins:
- a CDS encoding DUF1127 domain-containing protein gives MERTLSSGLVFESNAQQSNTSLPLRALSTLLLWQRRMTSRRQLARLDSRLLADAGISESQRYEELSKPFWR, from the coding sequence ATGGAACGTACCCTCAGTTCCGGTCTGGTTTTTGAAAGCAACGCCCAGCAATCCAACACTTCGCTGCCACTGCGCGCATTGTCGACCCTGCTGCTGTGGCAGCGCCGTATGACCAGCCGTCGTCAACTGGCTCGCCTGGACTCCCGCCTGCTGGCAGACGCCGGTATCAGCGAGTCGCAGCGTTACGAAGAGCTGAGCAAGCCTTTCTGGCGCTAA
- a CDS encoding acetyl-CoA hydrolase/transferase family protein, with protein MYRDRIRLSSLHSKVMSAADAAGLIEDGMTVGMSGFTRAGEAKAVPHALAERAKQSPLKISLMTGASLGNDLDKQLTEAGVLARRMPFQVDSTLRKAINDGQVMFIDQHLSETVEQLRNQQLKLPDIAVIEAVAITEQGHIVPTTSVGNSASFAIFAKQVIVEINLSHNTNLEGLHDIYIPTYRPTRTPIPLVKVDDRIGSTAIPIDPAKIVGIVISDQPDSPSTVLPPDDETQGIADHLINFLKKEVDAGRMTNKLGPLQAGIGSIANAVMCGLIESPFEDLTMYSEVLQDSTFDLIDAGKLSFASGSSITLSTRRNADVFGNLERYKDKLVLRPQEISNHPEVVRRLGIIGINTALEFDIYGNVNSTHVCGTRMMNGIGGSGDFARNAHLAVFVTKSIAKGGAISSVVPMVSHVDHTEHDVDILVTEQGLADLRGLAPRERARAIIDNCVHPDYRAALNDYFDRACQRGGHTPHILREALSWHENLEETGRMLAS; from the coding sequence ATGTACCGTGATCGTATCCGCTTGTCCTCCCTGCACAGCAAGGTAATGAGTGCGGCTGATGCCGCTGGTCTGATCGAGGACGGCATGACTGTCGGCATGAGCGGCTTCACCCGCGCCGGCGAAGCCAAGGCCGTACCGCATGCATTGGCCGAACGTGCCAAGCAATCGCCACTGAAAATCAGCCTGATGACCGGCGCCAGCCTGGGCAATGACCTGGACAAACAACTGACCGAGGCCGGTGTGTTGGCCCGCCGCATGCCGTTCCAGGTCGACAGCACCCTGCGCAAAGCCATCAATGACGGCCAGGTGATGTTCATTGACCAGCACCTGTCGGAAACCGTCGAGCAACTGCGCAACCAGCAGCTGAAGCTGCCGGACATCGCGGTCATCGAAGCCGTGGCCATCACCGAGCAAGGCCACATCGTGCCAACCACTTCGGTGGGCAACTCGGCCAGCTTCGCGATCTTCGCCAAGCAGGTGATTGTGGAGATCAACCTCTCGCACAACACCAACCTCGAAGGCCTGCACGACATCTATATCCCAACCTACCGCCCGACTCGCACGCCAATCCCGCTGGTCAAGGTAGACGACCGTATCGGCAGCACCGCGATCCCGATCGATCCGGCCAAGATCGTCGGTATCGTCATCAGCGACCAGCCGGACTCGCCGTCCACTGTGCTGCCGCCAGATGATGAAACACAGGGCATCGCCGACCACCTGATCAACTTCCTCAAGAAGGAAGTGGATGCAGGCCGTATGACCAACAAGCTCGGCCCGCTGCAAGCCGGCATTGGCAGCATTGCCAATGCGGTGATGTGCGGCCTGATCGAGTCGCCGTTCGAAGACCTGACCATGTACTCCGAAGTGCTGCAGGACTCCACCTTCGACCTGATCGATGCCGGCAAGCTTAGCTTCGCATCCGGCAGCTCGATCACCCTGTCGACGCGCCGCAATGCCGATGTGTTCGGCAACCTGGAGCGCTACAAGGACAAGCTGGTGCTACGCCCGCAGGAAATCTCCAACCACCCGGAAGTGGTACGTCGCCTGGGCATCATCGGTATCAACACCGCACTGGAGTTCGATATCTACGGCAACGTCAACTCCACCCACGTCTGTGGCACCAGGATGATGAACGGCATCGGTGGCTCCGGCGACTTCGCCCGTAACGCCCACCTGGCAGTGTTCGTCACCAAGTCGATTGCCAAAGGCGGGGCGATTTCCAGCGTGGTGCCAATGGTCAGCCATGTCGACCACACCGAGCACGACGTGGACATCCTGGTCACCGAGCAGGGCTTGGCGGACCTGCGTGGCCTGGCGCCGCGCGAACGGGCGCGAGCGATCATCGACAACTGTGTGCACCCAGACTATCGCGCTGCGCTGAACGACTACTTCGACCGCGCCTGCCAGCGTGGCGGCCATACACCGCACATCCTGCGCGAAGCCCTGAGCTGGCACGAAAACCTGGAAGAAACCGGGCGCATGCTGGCCAGCTGA